One stretch of Muribaculum intestinale DNA includes these proteins:
- a CDS encoding transposase, with product MFVKLRKISEITATLPFTEFDFMQKYRESFAVSELGRIHAQLPLKELAEKIRSHFPKTHPQGNTPMFPPEGEVALMFLKPYTGQSDDGLIEMLNGNIHMQMFCGVLIDPAKPIKNGKIVSAIRQRIAGVLDIRELQKILYGKWGGSLRNKDLCLTDATCYESHLRFPTDVKLLWECCEWLQSLIAKTCKALKERLPRNKYRDIDRARLTYAKHRKHSRAATVKLRRRLLGLLSKQIGQWNRICKIHTVDIALTAEQSKRLFALKEVYRQQRALAQKKEVKKRIVSIDRPYIRPIVRGKENKRVEFGAKVNNIQIDGISFIEHHSFEAFNEGVRLQECIEYQQELTGVKVAKVGADTIYANNDNRRYCTENGITTCFVRKGPKPKDENTDISTARRIIGTLRSTAMEGSFGNQKQHYGVSRIAARNSRSETLLLFFGIHMANAATLAARQLAIEEKKKQRA from the coding sequence ATGTTCGTGAAGTTACGGAAAATATCTGAGATTACGGCCACGTTGCCGTTTACCGAGTTCGATTTTATGCAAAAATATCGCGAGAGTTTTGCCGTAAGCGAGCTCGGGCGCATCCATGCGCAACTGCCATTGAAGGAGCTGGCAGAGAAAATCCGCTCGCATTTTCCCAAAACGCATCCTCAAGGCAACACGCCGATGTTCCCGCCGGAGGGAGAGGTGGCGCTGATGTTCCTCAAACCATATACCGGACAATCGGATGACGGCCTGATCGAGATGCTCAACGGCAACATACACATGCAGATGTTCTGCGGGGTGCTCATAGATCCCGCCAAGCCCATAAAGAACGGCAAGATAGTCAGTGCTATCCGTCAGCGCATAGCCGGAGTTCTGGACATCAGAGAACTGCAGAAAATCCTGTATGGCAAATGGGGCGGCTCGCTGAGAAACAAGGATTTGTGTCTGACCGATGCCACCTGCTACGAGAGCCATCTGCGGTTCCCGACAGATGTAAAACTGTTGTGGGAATGCTGCGAGTGGCTTCAATCTCTAATTGCAAAGACCTGTAAGGCGCTGAAGGAACGGCTGCCGCGCAACAAGTATCGTGATATTGACCGCGCCAGACTCACCTATGCCAAGCATCGCAAACACAGCAGGGCGGCCACTGTCAAACTCCGCCGTCGATTGCTCGGCTTGCTTTCCAAACAGATAGGGCAATGGAACAGAATCTGCAAGATACACACCGTTGACATCGCGCTCACCGCCGAGCAAAGCAAGCGTCTCTTCGCTCTTAAAGAGGTGTATCGACAGCAGAGAGCGCTTGCTCAGAAAAAGGAGGTGAAGAAACGCATCGTCAGCATAGACCGTCCGTACATCCGGCCCATCGTCAGAGGCAAGGAGAACAAGCGAGTGGAGTTCGGAGCCAAGGTCAACAACATCCAGATTGATGGAATATCATTCATCGAGCATCATTCCTTCGAAGCCTTCAACGAGGGCGTGAGATTACAGGAGTGTATTGAATATCAACAGGAATTGACCGGAGTCAAAGTCGCCAAAGTCGGAGCTGACACCATCTATGCCAACAACGACAACCGGCGGTACTGTACCGAAAACGGCATAACGACATGTTTTGTCCGCAAAGGCCCGAAGCCAAAGGATGAAAACACCGACATAAGCACAGCCCGACGAATAATCGGGACACTGCGCTCTACCGCCATGGAGGGCAGCTTCGGAAACCAGAAACAGCACTACGGTGTCAGCCGGATTGCTGCACGCAACTCCCGCAGCGAGACGCTGCTGCTCTTTTTCGGCATCCACATGGCAAATGCCGCAACGCTTGCCGCCCGACAACTCGCCATCGAAGAAAAGAAGAAACAGCGAGCGTGA
- a CDS encoding transposase encodes MTSGCQWKLLPNDFPKWRTVYEFYRKWISIGFFDCLTQELNVTARDSLRKSAQRLLPS; translated from the coding sequence ATGACTTCAGGGTGTCAATGGAAACTTCTGCCAAATGATTTTCCAAAATGGCGTACCGTGTATGAATTTTACCGCAAGTGGATTTCTATAGGATTTTTTGACTGTTTGACCCAAGAATTGAATGTCACGGCAAGGGATTCGCTAAGAAAATCGGCTCAACGACTGTTGCCGTCATAG
- a CDS encoding transposase, producing the protein MFDPRIECHGKGFAKKIGSTTVAVIDSQSVRTGLDQSVKGIDGGKKINGIKRHLAVDLNGFPLTIFRDIQLMA; encoded by the coding sequence CTGTTTGACCCAAGAATTGAATGTCACGGCAAGGGATTCGCTAAGAAAATCGGCTCAACGACTGTTGCCGTCATAGACAGCCAAAGCGTGCGTACCGGACTGGACCAATCAGTAAAGGGAATAGACGGAGGAAAGAAAATCAATGGTATAAAAAGACATCTTGCCGTAGATTTAAATGGATTCCCGCTGACTATATTTAGGGATATTCAGTTAATGGCTTGA
- a CDS encoding NUDIX hydrolase, which yields MEKWTTTDSRYIIKRPWLTARCDTMRMPDGQIKDEFYVLEYPDWVNIIAITTDGKMVLVEQYRHGLDDIFMELCAGCVEPGEDPLAAAKRELAEETGFGGGEWELSMVLSANPTSMNNLNYCYIATGVELIGEQHLDPTEDINVHVLEPDEVKRLLVNDRIKQSLMAAPLWKYFAQRGECPIK from the coding sequence ATGGAAAAATGGACCACTACCGATAGCCGCTACATAATAAAGCGGCCATGGCTCACCGCCAGATGCGATACAATGCGCATGCCCGACGGGCAAATAAAGGATGAATTCTATGTGCTCGAATATCCTGACTGGGTAAATATCATAGCAATCACCACCGATGGAAAGATGGTGCTTGTAGAACAGTATCGCCACGGTCTCGACGATATATTCATGGAATTATGTGCAGGCTGTGTAGAACCCGGAGAGGATCCCCTCGCCGCAGCAAAGCGCGAACTGGCCGAGGAAACAGGATTCGGAGGTGGCGAATGGGAGCTAAGTATGGTGCTCAGCGCCAATCCCACAAGTATGAACAACCTAAATTACTGCTACATCGCCACCGGCGTGGAACTCATAGGCGAGCAACACCTCGACCCGACAGAAGACATCAATGTACATGTACTCGAGCCCGACGAAGTAAAGCGCCTTCTCGTCAACGACCGCATCAAGCAATCGCTTATGGCAGCTCCGCTATGGAAATACTTCGCCCAGCGAGGCGAATGCCCCATAAAATAA